In Streptomyces thermolilacinus SPC6, a single genomic region encodes these proteins:
- a CDS encoding DoxX family protein codes for MDRAEAGGRRGFAARAGGAGGRTGAGRGGDAGGPHRRWRAVASRYALLPLRLFLGVTFVYAGLDKLTDARFLAASGTGSLGEVMRSVRDGSAVPWLVDLALRDPVLFGYAIGVGEVAVGLGTLAGLLARVAAAGGALISLSLWLTVSWQSAPYYYGNDLAYLMAWLPLVLAGAPVLSADAALAARRRRTR; via the coding sequence ATGGACCGCGCGGAAGCGGGTGGGCGTCGCGGATTCGCGGCCCGTGCGGGTGGGGCCGGGGGCCGTACGGGCGCGGGGCGCGGGGGCGACGCGGGCGGCCCGCACCGGCGGTGGCGGGCGGTCGCGTCGCGGTACGCGTTGTTGCCGCTGCGTCTCTTCCTCGGTGTGACGTTCGTCTACGCGGGGCTGGACAAGCTGACGGACGCCCGGTTCCTGGCCGCGTCCGGGACGGGCTCCCTCGGCGAGGTGATGCGGTCCGTACGGGACGGCTCGGCCGTGCCGTGGCTGGTGGACCTGGCGCTGCGCGACCCCGTCCTGTTCGGGTACGCCATCGGGGTGGGCGAGGTCGCCGTGGGGCTCGGCACGCTCGCCGGGCTGCTGGCGCGGGTCGCCGCGGCGGGCGGCGCGCTGATCTCGCTGAGCCTGTGGCTCACGGTCAGCTGGCAGAGCGCCCCCTACTACTACGGCAACGACCTGGCCTATCTGATGGCGTGGCTGCCGCTCGTACTGGCCGGGGCGCCGGTGCTGTCAGCCGACGCGGCCCTCGCGGCACGCCGCCGCCGAACCCGGTAG
- a CDS encoding PspC domain-containing protein, with amino-acid sequence MTSATPTPPEAPEATPHLPPPPPPPLRRTPRQKVVAGVCGGLGRHFDLDPVVFRVATGVLAAAGGIGLVFYGFAWLCLPAEGEEENEARRLLTGRVEGSSLVAVLMALVGCGLFLSMVGGNGGMIGFAILLVCAVSGAAVWSERRRHAAPRERAEADAVHTAGPDAPPETKAPPPPDSPSWWRDRIVKDGSTGPVPVGYVWGPPEGAPPGTVNRHVPWGLPPASAAPASPSAPAPPVPDAAPAAVARGPRSIGGAVLFLAVVAGCIGTTAAWGGHPLGVSLQYGLVPALAVFAMGLAVSSFLGRTGSGTILMTVVTALLLAAASAVPQQIGTVWTRTEWSPASLADVRPRYTVDSGVGTLDLARLDVPPGRTVRVAAEAGAGRIVVTVPADVTVHVRARTGLGDVRLPAVPAADSDPTGQERGGDLGLAADRDVTRTVPPLAGVRPGGTVELDLRIVVGQVEVARAVS; translated from the coding sequence ATGACGAGCGCTACGCCCACCCCACCGGAGGCGCCCGAGGCCACGCCCCACCTGCCGCCGCCCCCTCCGCCGCCCCTGCGCCGCACGCCGCGGCAGAAGGTGGTGGCCGGGGTGTGCGGGGGCCTGGGGCGGCACTTCGACCTGGACCCGGTGGTGTTCCGCGTCGCGACGGGGGTGCTCGCCGCGGCCGGTGGCATCGGCCTGGTCTTCTACGGTTTCGCCTGGCTGTGCCTCCCCGCCGAGGGCGAGGAGGAGAACGAGGCGCGGCGGCTGCTCACCGGACGTGTCGAGGGCTCGTCGCTGGTGGCCGTGCTGATGGCGCTGGTCGGCTGCGGGCTGTTCCTGTCGATGGTGGGCGGCAACGGCGGGATGATCGGTTTCGCGATCCTCCTCGTGTGCGCGGTGAGCGGCGCGGCCGTCTGGTCGGAGCGGCGACGGCACGCCGCGCCCCGGGAGCGGGCGGAGGCCGACGCGGTGCACACGGCGGGTCCGGACGCCCCGCCGGAGACCAAGGCGCCGCCACCACCGGACTCCCCGTCCTGGTGGCGGGACCGGATCGTCAAGGACGGCTCGACCGGGCCCGTTCCTGTCGGCTACGTGTGGGGTCCCCCCGAGGGAGCGCCGCCCGGGACGGTGAACCGGCACGTGCCGTGGGGTCTGCCACCGGCCTCGGCCGCCCCGGCTTCCCCGTCCGCCCCCGCTCCCCCGGTCCCGGACGCCGCCCCGGCCGCTGTGGCGCGCGGGCCCCGGTCCATCGGCGGTGCCGTCCTGTTCCTCGCGGTGGTGGCGGGGTGCATAGGCACCACGGCCGCCTGGGGCGGGCATCCGCTCGGCGTGAGCCTCCAGTACGGGCTCGTGCCGGCGCTCGCGGTGTTCGCCATGGGTCTGGCCGTCAGTTCGTTCCTGGGGCGCACCGGCTCCGGGACGATTCTCATGACCGTGGTGACGGCGCTGCTGCTGGCCGCCGCGTCGGCGGTGCCGCAGCAGATCGGCACGGTGTGGACCCGTACGGAATGGTCCCCCGCGTCCCTGGCGGACGTGCGGCCGCGCTACACGGTGGACTCGGGTGTCGGGACGCTCGACCTGGCGCGCCTGGACGTGCCGCCCGGCCGGACGGTGCGGGTGGCCGCCGAGGCGGGGGCGGGCCGGATCGTCGTGACCGTGCCCGCCGACGTGACCGTTCACGTCCGCGCGCGGACGGGCCTCGGGGACGTGCGGCTCCCGGCCGTGCCCGCCGCGGACTCGGACCCCACGGGGCAGGAGCGCGGCGGGGACCTGGGGCTGGCGGCCGACCGGGACGTCACCCGGACCGTCCCGCCGCTCGCGGGTGTCCGGCCGGGCGGCACGGTGGAGCTGGATCTGCGGATCGTCGTCGGACAGGTGGAGGTGGCCCGTGCGGTGTCATGA
- a CDS encoding LuxR C-terminal-related transcriptional regulator, with amino-acid sequence MTTVGGQAAGGSAENGQAAGETAEQGQAAGEAAEQGQAAGEAAERRVRVVLVDDHRMFRAGVQAEIGRTDETGVEVVGEAADVDQAVTVIHATRPEVVLLDVHLPGGGGVEVLRRCAPLAAAGENPVRFLALSVSDAAEDVIGVIRGGARGYVTKTITGRDLIDSIFRVQEGDAVFSPRLAGFVLDAFASTDAPPVDEDLDRLTQREREVLRLIARGYAYKEIGKQLFISVKTVESHVSAVLRKLQLSNRHELTRWATARRLV; translated from the coding sequence ATGACGACGGTGGGCGGACAGGCGGCCGGGGGGTCGGCCGAGAACGGACAGGCGGCCGGAGAGACGGCGGAGCAGGGACAGGCGGCCGGGGAGGCGGCGGAGCAGGGGCAGGCGGCCGGGGAGGCGGCGGAGCGGCGGGTGCGGGTGGTGCTCGTCGACGACCACCGGATGTTCCGCGCGGGCGTGCAGGCGGAGATCGGGCGTACGGACGAGACCGGGGTGGAGGTCGTCGGCGAGGCCGCCGACGTGGACCAGGCGGTGACCGTCATCCACGCGACACGCCCCGAGGTGGTCCTCCTCGATGTGCACCTGCCCGGCGGCGGCGGGGTGGAGGTGCTGCGCCGCTGCGCGCCGCTGGCGGCGGCCGGGGAGAACCCGGTGCGGTTCCTGGCGCTGTCCGTGTCGGACGCGGCGGAGGACGTCATCGGCGTCATCCGGGGCGGTGCGCGCGGGTACGTCACCAAGACCATCACGGGCAGGGACCTGATCGACTCGATCTTCCGGGTGCAGGAGGGTGACGCGGTGTTCTCGCCCCGCCTGGCCGGTTTCGTGCTGGACGCGTTCGCGTCCACGGACGCGCCGCCCGTGGACGAGGACCTGGACCGGCTCACGCAGCGGGAGCGGGAGGTGCTGCGGCTCATCGCGCGCGGCTACGCGTACAAGGAGATCGGGAAGCAGCTGTTCATCTCGGTGAAGACGGTGGAGTCGCACGTCTCGGCGGTGCTGCGCAAGCTCCAGTTGTCGAACCGTCACGAGCTGACCCGCTGGGCCACGGCCCGCCGCCTGGTCTGA
- a CDS encoding ATP-binding protein gives MPVTARMPETTDDPPVRKLYRSADGRMLGGVARGLAGHLGLPVVWVRLAFLGLFLAHGPLGVLLYAAFWIAVPLGVGGRSQEARTLFETTSDGRRRLRKPDRGQVVALIALLVGAAVFAGTADLGGDANRYVWPTLLVGVGVVLVWRQVDNARRAQWTDSGRRKRLFQLARGLAGVALVGMGLTVFLLVRGSVAQLGTALTAAIAVLAGMALLAGPWLVRMSQDLTEERTMRIRAQERAEVAAHVHDSVLHTLTLIQRNADDPSEVRRLARAQERELRNWLYRPEGTGKDEADEPDTLADAVRKAAAEVEDKHGVPLEVVVVGDCPLDEGLAAQMQAAREAMVNAAKYGGGGGAVQVYAEVEGRTVFVSVRDRGPGFDLHAVPDDRMGVRESIIGRMRRYGGTARVRSAPGEGTEVELEMDRSEEADG, from the coding sequence ATGCCAGTCACCGCTCGCATGCCCGAGACGACCGACGATCCGCCCGTGCGCAAGCTGTACCGCAGCGCCGACGGCCGGATGCTCGGTGGTGTCGCGCGCGGCCTGGCCGGACACCTCGGGCTTCCCGTCGTATGGGTACGGCTCGCGTTCCTCGGGCTGTTCCTGGCGCACGGCCCGCTCGGCGTCCTGTTGTACGCGGCGTTCTGGATCGCCGTCCCGCTCGGCGTCGGCGGCCGTTCCCAAGAGGCGAGGACGCTGTTCGAGACGACATCCGACGGGCGACGGCGCCTCCGCAAGCCCGACCGGGGGCAGGTCGTCGCGCTGATCGCGCTGCTCGTGGGCGCGGCCGTGTTCGCCGGGACGGCCGACCTGGGCGGCGACGCCAACCGCTATGTGTGGCCCACCCTCCTCGTCGGCGTCGGCGTGGTCCTCGTGTGGCGGCAGGTGGACAACGCCCGCCGCGCCCAGTGGACCGACTCCGGCCGCCGCAAGCGCCTGTTCCAACTGGCGCGGGGCCTGGCCGGGGTGGCGCTCGTCGGCATGGGCCTCACGGTGTTCCTGCTGGTGCGCGGCTCCGTCGCCCAGCTCGGCACGGCGCTGACGGCGGCGATAGCGGTGCTGGCGGGCATGGCCCTGCTCGCCGGGCCGTGGCTCGTACGGATGTCGCAGGACCTGACCGAGGAGCGGACCATGCGCATCCGCGCGCAGGAGCGGGCCGAGGTCGCCGCGCACGTCCACGACTCGGTGCTGCACACGCTGACGCTGATACAGCGCAACGCCGACGACCCCTCCGAGGTCCGCCGGCTCGCCCGCGCCCAGGAACGGGAGTTGAGGAACTGGCTGTACCGGCCCGAGGGTACCGGCAAGGACGAGGCGGACGAGCCGGACACGCTCGCCGACGCCGTCCGCAAGGCCGCCGCCGAGGTCGAGGACAAGCACGGCGTCCCGCTGGAGGTCGTGGTCGTCGGGGACTGCCCGCTCGACGAGGGGCTGGCCGCGCAGATGCAGGCCGCGCGCGAGGCGATGGTCAACGCCGCCAAGTACGGTGGCGGGGGCGGCGCCGTGCAGGTCTACGCGGAGGTGGAGGGCCGTACGGTCTTCGTGTCCGTACGGGACCGGGGGCCGGGCTTCGACCTCCACGCGGTGCCCGACGACCGGATGGGCGTACGCGAGTCGATCATCGGCCGGATGCGGCGCTACGGCGGCACCGCGCGCGTACGGTCGGCGCCGGGCGAGGGCACCGAGGTGGAGCTGGAAATGGACAGGTCGGAGGAGGCGGACGGATGA